A genomic region of Miscanthus floridulus cultivar M001 chromosome 3, ASM1932011v1, whole genome shotgun sequence contains the following coding sequences:
- the LOC136544983 gene encoding putative disease resistance protein RGA3, producing the protein MVSLMEIFLSAILGDLTTRCIDFLASKRPNKPPALDDVEDRLRRVLLRALVIVDEAMGRRITNQAMLRQLDALTDTVHRGYYALDTFRSFQQAEKEEPRPSSNGQTTIVSHRLSSHFSRVDPCLSSWRSGAVQISKEMQEVLDTLSAMIVDAHELVMFLANYGRPMYRQPYSMYLLLGNCMFGRQIEAQLVIDFLLYAQHSGAEEPAVLPIVGPFRVGKSTLVAHVSKDERVRGHFSETVFLSDHDFLYDGLAAFREGLCAMRQQDCGTSDYSSNKDGATRRLLLVVEVGGDLDEDVWNRLYSASKHWMPRGSKIILTSRSDKIAKLGTTQALNLKPLSHEAYWYFFRTLVFGSADPMSHPRQLTNLAMEIAATLNGSMIIANVSARMLRDSFSVQFWRKVATFMRSQFQRHVSKFGEHPYDLISQNKPVYFERMRSEQMICCHQYRHSSQKEVPKITWHEVINGDAKLPAGRFQVLSWISQIPPYYSYIYDCEIQELKSIGNKRKRSAKNGSAPSICL; encoded by the coding sequence ATGGTGTCGCTAATGGAGATTTTCCTGTCTGCAATCTTAGGCGACCTAACCACTAGATGCATAGATTTCCTGGCGAGCAAGCGCCCCAATAAGCCTCCTGCGCTGGACGACGTGGAGGATCGCCTCCGCAGGGTCCTGCTCCGGGCGCTGGTCATCGTCGACGAGGCCATGGGGCGGCGGATCACAAACCAGGCCATGCTCCGGCAGCTGGACGCCCTGACAGACACCGTGCACCGAGGCTACTACGCCCTCGACACCTTCAGATCCTTTCAGCAGGCTGAAAAAGAGGAGCCCAGGCCCAGCAGCAATGGTCAGACGACGATCGTGAGTCACCGGCTTTCTTCCCATTTCTCCAGAGTCGATCCATGTCTCTCCAGTTGGAGAAGCGGAGCTGTACAGATCTCAAAAGAAATGCAGGAGGTGCTTGACACTTTGAGTGCCATGATCGTTGATGCACATGAACTAGTCATGTTCTTGGCGAACTACGGTCGCCCCATGTACCGCCAGCCTTACAGCATGTATCTCCTGCTGGGCAACTGCATGTTTGGTCGCCAGATTGAAGCACAGCTTGTCATCGACTTCCTGTTGTATGCACAACATTCTGGTGCCGAAGAACCAGCGGTGCTGCCGATCGTCGGTCCCTTCAGGGTCGGCAAGAGCACGCTAGTCGCCCATGTCTCCAAGGATGAAAGAGTCCGTGGTCATTTCTCAGAAACCGTGTTCTTGAGCGACCATGACTTTCTATATGATGGGCTAGCAGCTTTCAGAGAAGGATTATGTGCAATGAGACAGCAAGATTGCGGCACGTCAGATTATTCTTCCAACAAAGATGGGGCGACAAGGAGATTGCTTCTTGTTGTGGAGGTAGGTGGGGATCTGGACGAAGATGTATGGAACAGGCTGTACTCTGCATCTAAACATTGGATGCCCAGAGGTAGCAAGATCATACTTACAAGCCGTTCTGACAAGATCGCAAAGCTTGGAACAACACAGGCTCTAAATCTGAAGCCCCTGTCGCATGAGGCCTACTGGTATTTCTTCAGAACGCTCGTGTTCGGGAGCGCAGACCCCATGTCACACCCAAGGCAGCTCACCAACCTGGCAATGGAGATTGCAGCGACGTTGAACGGGAGCATGATCATCGCCAACGTATCCGCCCGCATGCTAAGGGACAGCTTCAGCGTCCAATTCTGGAGGAAGGTTGCGACGTTCATGAGGTCGCAGTTCCAGAGACATGTGTCCAAGTTTGGTGAGCACCCATACGACCTTATAAGCCAGAACAAACCCGTGTATTTCGAGAGGATGAGGTCTGAACAGATGATTTGCTGCCATCAGTACCGGCACTCTTCACAGAAGGAGGTTCCCAAGATCACCTGGCACGAAGTGATTAATGGAGATGCAAAGCTTCCTGCTGGGAGATTCCAAGTCCTGTCATGGATTTCTCAGATACCACCTTACTATAGCTATATCTATGATTGTGAGATTCAGGAGCTGAAATCTATAGGCAACAAGAGGAAGCGCTCCGCGAAAAACGGAAGCGCACCTTCGATATGTTTGTGA
- the LOC136541378 gene encoding disease resistance protein RGA2-like, protein MHVHALLEFSKLLSYIHRFILSFSPPFGVLTRNTYGTHRKFRRMVSLLEIFLSAILGDLATRSIDFFISRRPKPPALEDRLQSVLLRAQVIVDEAMGRRQITNRAMLQQLDALVDAMHQGHYALDTFRCQTSCLHQEEASSSNGRIIVNRRRPVASSVFSKVDSVKDLCFPSAATSREISEEMQEVLDRLSAMIVDAHELVLFLANDNSRGIDRQPYSMYLLLGNCMFGRQIGRQIEAQLVIDFLLYAQHSGAEEPAVLPIVGPFRVGKSTLVAHVCKDERIRGHFSETVFLSDHDFLYDGLAAFREGLCAMRQQDCGTSDYSSNKDGATRRLLLVVEVGGDLDEDVWNRLYSASKHWMPRGSKIILTSRSDKIAKLGTTRALTLKPLSHEAYWYFFRTLAFGSADPMSHPRQLTNLAMEIAATLNGSMIIANVSARMLRDSFSVQFWGKFATFMRSQFQRHVSKFGEHPYDLLNQNKPVYFGRIHTVADARCGIRGG, encoded by the coding sequence ATGCATGTGCATGCTCTCCTTGAGTTCAGCAAGTTGCTATCATATATTCATAGGTTCATACTCTCCTTTAGTCCTCCTTTTGGAGTTCTTACTAGAAACACATATGGCACACACAGAAAATTCAGAAGGATGGTGTCGCTACTGGAGATTTTCCTTTCTGCGATACTAGGCGACCTAGCCACAAGATCCATAGATTTCTTCATCAGCAGGCGTCCCAAGCCTCCAGCACTGGAGGATCGCCTCCAGAGCGTCCTGCTCCGGGCGCAGGTCATCGTCGACGAGGCCATGGGGCGGCGGCAAATCACGAACCGAGCCATGCTCCAGCAGCTGGACGCGCTGGTTGACGCCATGCACCAAGGCCACTATGCCCTCGACACTTTCAGATGCCAAACGAGTTGTCTTCACCAAGAGGAGGCGTCATCCAGCAATGGACGGATCATCGTGAATCGTCGCCGGCCTGTGGCTTCTTCTGTTTTCTCCAAAGTAGATTCTGTAAAAGATCTCTGTTTTCCCAGTGCAGCAACCAGTAGAGAGATTTCAGAAGAAATGCAGGAGGTGCTTGACCGTCTGAGCGCCATGATCGTCGATGCCCATGAGCTAGTCCTGTTCTTGGCGAACGACAACAGTCGTGGCATTGACCGCCAGCCTTACAGCATGTATCTCCTGCTGGGCAACTGCATGTTTGGTCGCCAGATTGGTCGCCAGATTGAAGCACAGCTTGTCATCGACTTCCTGTTGTATGCACAACATTCTGGTGCCGAAGAACCAGCGGTGCTGCCGATCGTCGGTCCCTTCAGGGTCGGCAAGAGCACGCTAGTCGCCCATGTCTGCAAGGATGAAAGAATCCGTGGTCATTTCTCAGAAACCGTGTTCTTGAGCGACCATGACTTTCTATATGATGGGCTAGCAGCTTTCAGAGAAGGATTATGTGCAATGAGACAGCAAGATTGCGGCACGTCAGATTATTCTTCCAACAAAGATGGGGCGACAAGGAGATTGCTTCTTGTTGTGGAGGTAGGTGGGGATCTGGACGAAGATGTGTGGAACAGGCTGTACTCTGCATCTAAACATTGGATGCCTAGAGGTAGCAAGATCATACTTACAAGCCGTTCTGACAAGATCGCAAAGCTTGGAACAACACGGGCTCTAACTCTGAAGCCCCTGTCGCATGAGGCGTACTGGTATTTCTTCAGGACGCTCGCGTTCGGGAGCGCAGACCCCATGTCACACCCAAGGCAGCTCACCAACCTGGCAATGGAGATTGCAGCGACGTTGAACGGGAGCATGATCATCGCCAACGTATCCGCCCGCATGCTGAGGGACAGCTTCAGCGTCCAATTCTGGGGGAAGTTTGCGACATTCATGAGGTCGCAGTTCCAGAGACATGTGTCCAAGTTTGGTGAGCACCCATACGACCTGCTGAACCAGAACAAACCAGTATATTTTGGGAGGATACacacagtggcggatgcacgatgcgggataagggggggctaa
- the LOC136541377 gene encoding pentatricopeptide repeat-containing protein At3g06430, chloroplastic-like, with protein MGPPAYTASPCTGSALFSNSRAPPPPPPLLLLQRGPGAPLAAGRYGGRVAPSQERRRSAPAQEKRLPSESSSRTQLPERKRHWKAGEFPGTATADRGGGGRLPAQGKRHSKAGEFPGTDGGGRPAPAPSQGKRHWKAGEFPGTAAGPGSGTPRTPLKNVKKRLDARADAKAWACTVTEALADRVSSKNWQEALQVFEMLKEQPFYHPKEGTYMKLIVLLGRSGQPARAHQLFDEMLQQGCQPTPELYTALVGAYCRSGLLDEALQLLNDMKGSPLCQPDVYTYSTIIKACVDATRFDLIDVMYKDMAERSIAPNTVTQNIVLSGYGKAGRLDDMERVLADMLDSTACKPDVWTMNIILSLFGNGGQVELMEKWYEKFRSYGIEPETRTLNILIGAYGKKRMYDKMSAVMEYMRKLAFPWTTATYNNVIEAFAEAGDAKNMEHTFNQMRSEGMKPDTKTFCCLITGFSKAGQFHKVVGMVKLAERLDVPANTSFHNAILGACARADDLMEMERVFRHMKHTQCEPDAVTYSILVEAYRKEGMTDKIYALHQENPTLVPTDFVMV; from the exons ATGGGCCCGCCGGCCTACACGGCCTCCCCCTGCACGGGTTCCGCTCTCTTCTCCAACtcccgagcgccgccgccgccgccgccgcttctacTTCTCCAGCGTGGCCCGGGGGCGCCGTTGGCCGCTGGGAGGTACGGCGGCCGCGTAGCCCCGTCGCAGGAGAGGCGCCGCTCGGCCCCGGCTCAGGAGAAGCGCCTCCCCTCGGAGTCGTCGTCCCGGACCCAGCTCCCGGAGCGGAAGCGGCACTGGAAGGCGGGGGAGTTCCCGGGGACCGCTACTGCCGATAGGGGTGGCGGCGGACGGCTGCCCGCTCAAGGGAAGCGGCATTCGAAGGCCGGGGAGTTTCCCGGGACGGACGGCGGCGGCCGCCCAGCCCCCGCCCCGTCGCAGGGGAAGCGGCATTGGAAGGCCGGCGAGTTCCCGGGCACCGCCGCCGGCCCCGGTTCGGGGACGCCGAGGACTCCCCTCAAGAACGTCAAGAAGCGGCTGGACGCCCGCGCGGACGCCAAGGCGTGGGCGTGCACCGTCACCGAGGCCCTCGCCGACCGCGTCAGCTCCAAGAACTGGCAAGAGGCGCTTCAG GTCTTTGAGATGCTCAAGGAGCAGCCGTTCTACCATCCCAAAGAGGGCACCTACATGAAGCTCATAGTGCTGCTCGGCCGATCAGGGCAGCCTGCCCGGGCGCACCAACTCTTTGATGAGATGTTGCAACAAGGATGCCAGCCCACCCCTGAGCTTTACACCGCCTTAGTTGGGGCCTACTGCCGCAGCGGCCTACTGGACGAGGCGCTCCAGCTCCTCAATGACATGAAGGGCTCACCGTTGTGCCAGCCTGATGTCTACACCTACAGCACCATCATCAAGGCCTgtgttgatgccacaagattcgACCTCATCGATGTTATGTACAAAGACATGGCTGAGCGCTCTATAGCGCCCAACACAGTCACGCAGAATATTGTCCTCAGTGGCTACGGAAAGGCTGGACGGCTGGATGACATGGAGAGAGTGCTCGCTGACATGCTCGACAGCACAGCCTGCAAACCGGATGTCTGGACCATGAACATTATCTTAAGCTTGTTTGGAAACGGGGGCCAGGTTGAATTGATGGAAAAATGGTACGAGAAATTCAGAAGCTATGGGATCGAACCAGAGACTCGCACACTGAACATCCTGATTGGTGCCTATGGGAAGAAGCGGATGTACGATAAGATGTCTGCAGTCATGGAGTACATGCGCAAGCTTGCCTTCCCATGGACAACTGCGACATACAACAATGTGATTGAGGCCTTTGCTGAGGCGGGTGATGCCAAAAACATGGAGCATACATTTAACCAGATGCGCTCTGAGGGTATGAAGCCGGATACAAAGACCTTCTGTTGTCTAATAACTGGGTTTAGCAAAGCAGGCCAATTCCATAAGGTGGTGGGCATGGTTAAGCTTGCTGAGAGGCTGGATGTGCCTGCAAATACATCTTTCCACAATGCTATTCTTGGTGCATGTGCAAGAGCAGATGATCTTATGGAGATGGAGAGGGTCTTCAGGCACATGAAGCATACACAGTGTGAGCCTGATGCTGTGACATACTCTATCTTGGTGGAAGCTTATCGGAAGGAAGGAATGACAGACAAGATTTATGCTTTGCATCAGGAGAACCCAACTTTGGTTCCAACTGATTTTGTCATGGTTTAA
- the LOC136543167 gene encoding secreted RxLR effector protein 161-like: MEPCLKLSKQSTAPAIDTTAYRSIVGSLRYLVNTRPDLAYSVGYVSRFMENPTTEHLAAVKRVLRYIAGTLDYDCYYTRKEEDAHLVGFSDSDNAADIDNRRSTTSVLYFLGKNVITWQSQKQKVVALSSCEAEYITGTTAACQGVWLTRLLSELKGKRLADIMTKALARECFCELRAKLGLVKLKQKCKA; this comes from the exons ATGGAGCCGTGCCTCAAGCTGAGCAAGCAGAGCACCGCACCCGCCATCGACACCACGGCATATAGAAGCATCGTTGGCTCGCTGCGGTATCTGGTGAACACCAGGCCAGACTTGGCCTATTCGGTGGGCTATGTGAGCCGGTTCATGGAGAACCCAACCACCGAGCACCTGGCAGCTGTGAAGAGAGTGCTACGGTACATCGCCGGCACTCTGGACTACGACTGCTACTACACAAGGAAGGAGGAGGATGCTCATCTCGTGGGCTTCAGTGACAGTGACAATGCTGCAGACATCGACAACCGCAGAAGCACCACCAGCGTCCTCTACTTCCTCGGCAAAAACGTCATCACCTGGCAGAGCCAAAAGCAGAAGGTCGTGGCGCTGTCCTCATGCGAGGCTGAGTACATCACAGGGACTACTGCTGCCTGCCAGGGTGTGTGGCTGACGCGCCTCCTATCTGAGCTGAAGGGCAAGAGG CTGGCGGACATCATGACAAAGGCGCTGGCGCGGGAATGCTTCTGTGAACTGCGTGCCAAGCTCGGCCTCGTCAAACTCAAGCAGAAGTGCAAGGCTTAG